One Bradyrhizobium sp. CCGB12 genomic window carries:
- a CDS encoding HAD-IA family hydrolase has product MSRPLAQALVLDFGGVISKTLFETHDMTERALGLDPCTLKWLGPFAPDSDPLWISMQRGEISERDYWLTRSREVGRMLGEDWADMETFVKRARGADPATVIRPEAEKAIRIVGDAGFRLAILSNELDLFYGADFRTRLAVLACFDAIVDATHTKILKPDPRAYQSVWDTLALEAEDCVFVDDQRRNIVGAAACNMRTVLFDVRNPAASYSEALRHFGLEFD; this is encoded by the coding sequence GTGAGCCGGCCACTCGCACAGGCGCTTGTGCTGGATTTCGGTGGTGTGATCTCGAAGACGTTGTTCGAGACGCACGACATGACGGAACGCGCGCTGGGCCTCGACCCTTGCACGCTGAAATGGCTCGGACCGTTCGCTCCCGACAGCGATCCCCTGTGGATCTCGATGCAGCGCGGCGAGATTTCCGAGCGCGATTACTGGCTGACGCGCAGCCGCGAGGTCGGACGCATGCTCGGCGAAGACTGGGCCGACATGGAGACCTTCGTGAAACGGGCGCGCGGCGCCGATCCTGCCACCGTGATCCGGCCCGAGGCGGAGAAGGCGATCCGGATCGTCGGTGATGCCGGATTCAGGCTCGCCATTCTGTCCAACGAGCTCGACCTGTTTTATGGCGCCGACTTCCGCACCCGGCTTGCCGTTCTGGCGTGCTTCGATGCCATCGTCGACGCCACCCATACCAAGATCCTGAAGCCCGATCCGCGCGCCTATCAAAGCGTATGGGATACCCTGGCGCTGGAAGCGGAGGATTGCGTGTTCGTCGACGACCAGCGCCGCAACATTGTCGGCGCTGCCGCGTGCAATATGCGCACCGTCCTGTTCGACGTCAGAAATCCTGCCGCGTCCTACAGCGAGGCCTTACGTCATTTCGGACTGGAATTCGACTGA
- a CDS encoding Tm-1-like ATP-binding domain-containing protein, with protein MQETKKPRILLIGTGDTKADELLFMRDCIARAGGDTIKMDISVLGDPPYPAEHDKHAVAAAADTTIEAVAASGDENSAMSLMALGAANLARDLAARDAIDAVIAIGGTMGTDLALDVAQALPLGMPKLIVSTVAFSHLIPPERVAADLMMILWAGGLYGLNGTCTAVLSQACGAIVGAARSAVRPRTDKPVVAITSLGKSCLAYMVELKPQLEKRGYEVVVFHTTGMGGRAMEAIAAQRGFAAVLDLSLQEVANLLTGSVVNSGSDRLENAGRAGIPQIVAPGAIDMVDFPAWLPTPQELTERPFHAHNRLLASATSRPDDRRRIARAIAKKLSGAAAPVAFVLPSGGIQQWDQEGEALHDPEGLSAFVDEMRSAVASPVELHEIKAHINSKTFNETVLRIFDRWVDAGIVPAGKTTVAA; from the coding sequence ATGCAAGAGACCAAGAAGCCTCGAATCCTCCTGATCGGAACCGGGGATACCAAAGCCGACGAATTGCTGTTCATGCGCGATTGCATCGCAAGGGCGGGCGGCGACACTATCAAGATGGATATCAGCGTGCTCGGCGATCCACCCTACCCGGCCGAACACGACAAGCATGCGGTGGCCGCGGCAGCAGACACGACCATAGAAGCGGTAGCCGCGAGCGGCGACGAGAATTCGGCCATGTCGCTGATGGCGCTCGGCGCCGCCAATCTCGCGCGCGATCTCGCCGCGCGCGACGCGATCGATGCTGTCATCGCGATCGGCGGAACGATGGGAACGGATCTCGCGCTCGATGTCGCCCAGGCCCTGCCGCTCGGCATGCCCAAGCTGATCGTCTCCACGGTCGCATTCTCGCATCTGATTCCGCCGGAGCGGGTCGCGGCCGACCTGATGATGATCCTGTGGGCAGGAGGCCTCTACGGCCTCAATGGGACCTGCACCGCGGTGCTGTCGCAGGCCTGCGGTGCGATCGTGGGGGCGGCACGTAGCGCCGTCAGACCGCGCACCGACAAGCCGGTGGTCGCGATCACGTCGCTCGGCAAGAGCTGCCTCGCCTATATGGTCGAACTCAAGCCGCAGCTTGAGAAGCGCGGCTATGAGGTGGTCGTGTTCCACACCACGGGCATGGGCGGCCGCGCGATGGAGGCGATCGCAGCGCAGCGCGGTTTCGCGGCCGTGCTCGATCTGAGCCTGCAGGAGGTCGCCAACCTGCTCACGGGATCGGTGGTAAACTCCGGTTCCGACCGGTTGGAGAACGCCGGCAGAGCCGGCATCCCGCAGATCGTAGCGCCCGGCGCGATCGACATGGTCGATTTTCCGGCGTGGTTGCCGACGCCGCAGGAGCTGACGGAGAGACCTTTCCACGCCCACAACCGCCTGCTCGCCTCCGCGACGTCGCGACCGGACGACCGCCGCAGGATCGCGCGGGCGATCGCGAAAAAGCTGTCGGGGGCCGCCGCGCCCGTCGCCTTCGTGCTGCCGTCCGGCGGTATCCAGCAATGGGACCAGGAGGGCGAAGCCCTGCACGATCCCGAAGGGCTCTCCGCCTTCGTGGACGAGATGCGCTCTGCGGTCGCGTCCCCGGTCGAGTTGCATGAGATCAAGGCGCACATCAACAGCAAAACTTTCAACGAGACGGTCCTGCGGATTTTCGACCGCTGGGTGGACGCCGGCATCGTGCCTGCAGGCAAGACGACGGTCGCCGCGTGA
- a CDS encoding aldehyde dehydrogenase has protein sequence MQQAQIDRLRSATVPARQLFIGGRSKAANGEARLDVVSPIDGRSFTTIVDGDAQDIDLAIKQARQAFDGGSWSRATPTHRKKVLLRLAELIEQHALEIAVLGVRDNGTEIAMAYKAEPLSAAGTIRYYAEAIDKLYGEIAPTGRDILGLVHREPLGVVGVIVPWNFPLMIGAWKIGPALATGNSVVVKPPEAASLTLLRLAELASEAGLPDGVLNVVTGRGASAGEALALHMDVDALAFTGSGAVGRRLLECSARSNLKRVHLELGGKSPNVVFADAPDIRQAAKTSVNGIFRNSGQVCVAGSRLLVQSSVYDEFMEALLGATANLKVGDPLDLTSDIGAVSSAGQLHKNLDAVVRAQEEGATRLTGGEQIRVESGGSFMSPAILADVTPGMELWREEVFGPVLAVTRFDDDDDAVSLANATPYGLASAVWTGNLSRAHRMVRAINAGVVHVNTYGGADITVPLGGFKQSGFGRDKSLHAFYGYTDLKTAWIAL, from the coding sequence ATGCAGCAAGCGCAAATCGATCGGTTGAGGTCGGCCACCGTTCCGGCCCGGCAGCTTTTCATCGGAGGGCGGTCGAAGGCCGCGAATGGCGAGGCAAGGCTCGATGTCGTGTCGCCGATCGACGGCCGATCATTCACGACGATCGTCGACGGCGACGCGCAGGATATCGACCTTGCGATCAAGCAGGCGCGTCAGGCGTTCGACGGTGGAAGTTGGTCGCGGGCGACCCCGACCCACCGCAAGAAGGTCCTGCTGCGGCTGGCCGAACTGATCGAACAGCATGCGCTGGAGATCGCGGTGCTCGGCGTCCGGGACAACGGAACCGAGATCGCCATGGCGTATAAGGCCGAGCCGCTCTCGGCCGCCGGCACCATCCGCTATTATGCGGAAGCGATCGACAAGCTCTATGGCGAGATCGCGCCAACAGGACGCGATATCCTTGGTCTCGTCCATCGTGAACCGCTTGGCGTGGTCGGCGTCATCGTGCCGTGGAATTTCCCGTTGATGATCGGGGCGTGGAAGATCGGCCCGGCGCTCGCGACCGGAAATTCGGTGGTGGTGAAGCCGCCGGAGGCCGCCTCCCTCACGTTGCTGCGGCTTGCGGAGCTTGCAAGTGAAGCGGGACTGCCCGACGGCGTCCTCAATGTCGTCACCGGCCGCGGTGCGTCGGCCGGCGAGGCGCTCGCGCTGCATATGGATGTAGATGCGTTGGCCTTCACCGGCTCGGGCGCGGTCGGTCGTAGACTGCTGGAATGCTCGGCGCGATCGAACCTCAAACGTGTCCATCTGGAACTCGGCGGCAAATCGCCGAACGTCGTGTTCGCTGACGCGCCCGACATCCGGCAGGCGGCCAAGACATCGGTGAACGGCATCTTCCGCAATTCCGGCCAGGTCTGCGTCGCCGGCTCGCGCCTACTCGTCCAGTCGTCGGTCTACGATGAATTCATGGAGGCGCTGCTGGGCGCGACGGCGAACTTGAAGGTCGGCGATCCCCTCGACCTGACCTCGGATATCGGGGCGGTATCGAGTGCTGGCCAACTACACAAGAATCTCGACGCCGTGGTCCGAGCGCAGGAGGAGGGCGCGACGCGGTTGACCGGCGGCGAGCAGATCCGCGTCGAGAGCGGTGGCAGCTTCATGTCGCCCGCGATCCTGGCCGACGTCACGCCCGGGATGGAGTTGTGGCGCGAGGAGGTGTTCGGTCCGGTGCTCGCCGTCACGCGTTTCGACGACGATGACGACGCCGTTTCACTTGCGAACGCGACGCCCTATGGCCTCGCATCCGCTGTCTGGACCGGCAACCTGTCGCGGGCGCATCGCATGGTGCGTGCCATCAATGCCGGCGTCGTGCATGTCAACACCTATGGCGGCGCCGACATCACCGTGCCGCTCGGCGGCTTCAAGCAGTCCGGCTTCGGTCGGGACAAATCGTTGCACGCATTCTACGGCTATACCGACCTAAAGACCGCATGGATCGCGCTATGA
- a CDS encoding transaminase, whose amino-acid sequence MTIAAVERTGLLGKLIDAEQERFKTLHPRSAAAWQEGGRNFLYGGPSHWMRRWAGGFPIYVDEADGAHIRDIDGRDYIDFCLGDTGGMCGHAPEAVTEAALCQLKRGTTMMLPTEDSLWVGAELSRRFGPKYWTLTTSATDANRAAIRIARMITGRRKVLVFSGCYHGGVEEAHVEIRDGRVGMRNMIHPNGVDHDAVTRVIEFNDVAALEAALAHGDAACVLAEPLMTNFGMIPAAPDFHRTLRDLTRRAGVVLVIDETHTLSCGPGGYTAENGLESDIIVAGKAIAGGIPAGVFGLSRETAERLWTLVPHVNPRERQSAHLGFGGTLAGNALTIATMRAVLEKVLTPANYQRMIATATDLADSIRELIAANRLPWHVTQIGARAEIMFMPRQPRSGADVIAGRQPDLETLLHAFYMNEGILVTPFHTMLLMCPATSAHDVERHTAVFVEFIDLLRRAGVI is encoded by the coding sequence ATGACCATCGCAGCTGTCGAGCGTACGGGCCTCCTTGGCAAGCTGATCGACGCCGAGCAGGAACGGTTCAAGACGTTGCATCCGCGCTCGGCCGCGGCCTGGCAGGAGGGCGGGCGAAACTTCCTCTATGGCGGACCGTCGCACTGGATGCGCCGCTGGGCCGGAGGCTTCCCGATCTACGTCGATGAAGCCGACGGCGCGCATATCCGCGATATCGACGGGCGCGATTACATCGATTTCTGTCTCGGCGACACCGGCGGCATGTGCGGGCACGCGCCGGAAGCGGTGACGGAAGCGGCGCTCTGCCAGCTCAAGCGCGGTACCACGATGATGCTGCCGACCGAGGACAGTCTCTGGGTCGGCGCCGAACTCTCCCGCCGTTTCGGCCCGAAATACTGGACGCTGACGACGTCGGCGACCGACGCCAACCGAGCCGCGATCCGCATCGCGCGCATGATCACCGGTCGTCGCAAGGTGCTGGTGTTTTCCGGGTGCTACCACGGCGGCGTCGAAGAGGCGCATGTCGAGATCCGCGACGGTCGCGTCGGCATGCGGAACATGATCCACCCGAACGGCGTCGACCATGATGCCGTGACGCGGGTGATCGAGTTCAACGATGTCGCGGCCTTGGAGGCCGCGCTCGCACACGGCGATGCCGCATGCGTACTGGCCGAGCCTTTGATGACGAACTTCGGCATGATTCCGGCCGCGCCGGACTTCCATCGCACGCTGCGGGACCTGACCCGTCGCGCCGGCGTCGTGCTCGTCATCGACGAGACGCACACGTTGTCTTGCGGACCTGGCGGCTATACGGCTGAGAACGGGCTCGAGTCCGATATCATCGTTGCCGGCAAGGCGATCGCAGGCGGCATTCCGGCCGGTGTGTTCGGTCTGAGCAGAGAGACCGCCGAACGGCTCTGGACACTCGTTCCCCACGTCAATCCGCGCGAGCGGCAATCGGCGCATCTCGGTTTCGGTGGCACGCTCGCAGGCAATGCGCTGACCATCGCGACTATGCGCGCGGTGCTGGAGAAGGTCCTGACGCCGGCGAACTACCAGCGCATGATCGCGACTGCCACGGATCTCGCGGACTCGATCCGCGAACTGATCGCGGCAAATCGTCTGCCCTGGCACGTCACCCAGATCGGCGCCCGCGCTGAGATCATGTTCATGCCGCGGCAGCCACGCAGCGGCGCCGACGTCATCGCCGGTCGACAACCCGATCTCGAAACGCTGCTGCACGCCTTCTACATGAACGAAGGCATCCTGGTGACGCCGTTCCACACCATGCTGCTGATGTGCCCAGCGACCTCGGCGCACGACGTGGAGCGCCACACGGCCGTCTTCGTCGAGTTTATCGACCTCCTGCGCAGAGCCGGAGTGATCTAG
- a CDS encoding SDR family oxidoreductase: protein MPQKPFDLGGKVAIVTGGGRGIGAAIVTRLAGAGAAVVIANRTQDVAETLARELAADGLTVHCVPFDRFDRNSLRVLVDRTAGRYGRLDIVVHNAGGCPWSSIEDLDEAKLDEALALNLNASFWLAQAAIPHMRANGFGRILVTSSVSARFAMGGGAHYSAAKAGVNAFIRAAAFELARDGITVNGVEAGFIAKPGRGTMSAPENRASLERFIPVGRMGTADDVGYAMLYLASVEAKYITGQTIVVDGGATLPETGFAVERQWGL from the coding sequence ATGCCGCAAAAGCCGTTCGATCTCGGCGGGAAGGTCGCCATTGTGACCGGCGGCGGTAGGGGCATCGGTGCTGCGATCGTTACGCGCCTTGCGGGCGCAGGCGCGGCCGTGGTGATCGCCAACCGCACGCAGGACGTCGCCGAAACGCTGGCACGGGAACTCGCGGCCGACGGGTTGACCGTGCATTGCGTACCGTTCGATCGGTTCGACCGCAACAGTCTGCGTGTCTTGGTCGACCGTACCGCCGGGCGATATGGCCGGCTCGATATCGTCGTGCACAACGCGGGTGGTTGCCCGTGGTCGTCGATCGAAGACCTCGACGAGGCTAAACTTGACGAAGCGCTGGCGTTGAACCTCAACGCCAGCTTCTGGTTGGCGCAGGCCGCGATCCCGCATATGCGCGCAAACGGCTTCGGACGGATCCTGGTGACATCCTCGGTGTCAGCCCGGTTCGCGATGGGCGGTGGCGCGCATTACTCGGCGGCTAAGGCCGGGGTCAACGCGTTCATACGGGCCGCTGCTTTCGAACTGGCGCGCGACGGCATCACGGTGAATGGTGTGGAAGCCGGCTTCATTGCCAAGCCGGGGCGCGGCACCATGAGCGCGCCCGAGAACCGTGCCAGCCTCGAACGTTTCATCCCGGTCGGTCGCATGGGTACTGCGGACGACGTCGGTTACGCGATGCTCTATCTGGCATCCGTCGAGGCGAAATACATCACGGGACAAACCATCGTCGTTGACGGTGGTGCGACGCTCCCCGAGACCGGGTTTGCCGTTGAGCGGCAGTGGGGCCTCTAA
- a CDS encoding SDR family NAD(P)-dependent oxidoreductase yields MASRLAGRTTLVTGAGTGIGRATALLFAKHGARVVLFGLGGDDLDAAAAEAGGHAVHGDVTRVGDIAKAIEVCGPRLDVVVNAAGLIVPDQPESVSDDVWARTLDVNLTGTMRMCRAALPLLKQRGGAIVNIASVAAFNASPGSASYAASKAAVVAYTRSLAYAHGVDGIRANAVAPGWVRTPMSAYEMGLLAHQNDTSVESEFRAVERRIALGRMAEPTEIAACCLFLAADEASFVTGAVLVADGGGRSPSHNRAV; encoded by the coding sequence ATGGCGTCGCGGCTCGCGGGCAGAACGACACTCGTCACCGGAGCAGGTACCGGTATCGGCAGAGCGACGGCGCTGTTGTTTGCGAAACACGGTGCGCGCGTCGTGCTGTTCGGGCTCGGTGGTGATGATCTCGACGCCGCGGCGGCGGAGGCGGGCGGCCACGCTGTCCACGGCGACGTCACGCGAGTGGGTGACATCGCGAAAGCTATCGAAGTTTGCGGGCCGAGGCTCGACGTCGTGGTCAATGCCGCCGGCCTAATCGTCCCAGATCAGCCGGAGAGCGTATCCGACGATGTCTGGGCGAGGACGCTGGACGTCAATCTGACCGGCACGATGCGGATGTGTCGTGCCGCGTTGCCGTTGCTAAAGCAACGCGGCGGCGCGATCGTGAACATCGCATCCGTCGCCGCGTTCAATGCGAGTCCGGGCAGTGCAAGCTATGCTGCGAGCAAGGCGGCAGTCGTGGCCTATACGCGCTCGCTTGCCTACGCACACGGTGTCGACGGCATCCGCGCCAACGCGGTCGCGCCCGGCTGGGTTCGGACGCCGATGAGCGCCTACGAGATGGGTCTGCTGGCGCATCAAAATGACACATCCGTGGAGTCCGAATTCCGGGCCGTCGAACGACGGATTGCGCTGGGACGAATGGCCGAGCCGACCGAGATTGCCGCCTGCTGCCTGTTCTTGGCGGCTGACGAGGCTTCCTTTGTCACCGGTGCGGTGCTGGTCGCAGATGGGGGCGGTCGCTCGCCGAGCCATAATCGCGCCGTTTAA
- a CDS encoding CsbD family protein, which translates to MDREHVKGAADKAKGAIKEGAGKLTGDKDMEAEGKLDKAKGAAHNATGDVKDAARDAADALKK; encoded by the coding sequence ATGGACCGTGAACACGTGAAGGGCGCCGCCGACAAGGCAAAAGGCGCAATCAAAGAGGGGGCCGGTAAGCTTACCGGCGATAAAGACATGGAGGCCGAAGGCAAGCTGGATAAAGCCAAGGGAGCTGCCCACAACGCCACGGGAGATGTGAAGGATGCGGCCCGGGACGCCGCTGACGCTCTCAAAAAATAA
- the phaP gene encoding phasin family protein (Members of this family are phasins (small proteins associated with inclusions such as PHA granules). Note that several different families of phasins have been named PhaP despite very little sequence similarity to each other.), with the protein MANPRPEERSTQSMEDASRRTGEQTTRIGQAAAEAGEEVARASADMLKQNVETLQQTWRSSLEAATSVMGRSSEQFGRTLGLSAEDAQKATAATERSARNAQTLLYSGTAAAKVMGGMSQEYLQMVRQQFEKHIDHMNRLWTCRTPQDFAAVQTDMVRETVETALESSRRIADMSLKMADDTGKQIKQTMAQISR; encoded by the coding sequence ATGGCCAACCCGCGTCCGGAAGAGAGATCGACACAAAGCATGGAAGACGCATCCCGCCGTACGGGAGAGCAGACTACGCGCATCGGGCAAGCAGCGGCTGAAGCCGGAGAGGAAGTGGCACGGGCGAGCGCTGATATGCTCAAGCAAAATGTTGAGACGTTACAGCAAACCTGGCGCTCCAGCCTCGAAGCGGCGACCTCGGTGATGGGACGGTCTAGCGAGCAGTTTGGTCGCACGCTTGGCTTATCTGCGGAAGATGCGCAAAAGGCAACGGCGGCAACTGAACGGTCAGCTCGCAACGCGCAGACGCTCCTTTACAGTGGCACAGCCGCCGCCAAAGTGATGGGGGGAATGTCCCAAGAGTACCTTCAGATGGTTCGGCAACAATTTGAGAAGCACATCGACCACATGAACAGGTTGTGGACGTGCCGAACTCCACAGGACTTTGCAGCGGTGCAGACTGACATGGTGCGGGAGACCGTGGAGACTGCTCTGGAAAGCAGCCGTCGTATCGCCGACATGTCGCTCAAAATGGCCGACGATACCGGAAAGCAGATTAAACAAACGATGGCTCAGATCTCACGCTAA
- a CDS encoding DUF6894 family protein — protein MARHERIRVPLDSREMAMPEPPAPLPVFPGMTFFHFDLYDGNEDHTDEDGNDLPDVPAARRLAIEALGQMIIDAGVKDQHGLKAVTVRDARGEVLRVSANIIVSTP, from the coding sequence ATGGCGCGTCATGAGCGGATTCGCGTGCCTTTGGACAGCCGCGAAATGGCGATGCCGGAACCTCCCGCCCCCTTGCCGGTTTTTCCCGGCATGACGTTCTTTCATTTTGATCTCTATGACGGCAACGAGGATCATACGGATGAGGACGGGAACGATCTGCCTGATGTCCCGGCCGCCCGGCGGTTGGCTATCGAGGCGCTAGGACAAATGATTATTGATGCTGGCGTCAAAGATCAGCACGGCCTGAAGGCCGTCACGGTTCGCGACGCCCGTGGTGAAGTGCTGCGCGTATCTGCCAACATTATTGTCTCGACCCCCTGA